The following are from one region of the Pygocentrus nattereri isolate fPygNat1 chromosome 20, fPygNat1.pri, whole genome shotgun sequence genome:
- the lrrc74b gene encoding leucine-rich repeat-containing protein 74B codes for MVVGKRVAKETLLPSVREDDDDDVGLGQEPLGGIGSRPTSRPRKIYSRGSVDSQTVVRARGRSPSTGERAEDEEDSGGDKDEEDEEESGAFDEQHRDGVCLSTDEDYDTELELEDEKDPYDPTGQACYREACKRLGVIPVSYFLRNMHQSELSMVHHGLGPQGTMALAVPLVTNTSILKLNLRDNWMEGVGGAAVADMLKENCYITEIDLSENHLGEYGVKALASMMLENTTLVLLNLSGNCLDERAARHLAEALSRNQNLQHLDMSHNQLGEAAGETLGAALAENTGLKSFNLAWNCIRGKGATAFARGLGANIFLRAVDLSYNGLGKEGAVALGEGLKENNTLEELNISINRIPPEGAIHLAVGLKVNKTIRILKMSRNPMQSAGCFAVLKAIEANSASAMEHLDFSDISVDQDFEDLSSSIKETLPNLQVKHGGKTRPLQKPKS; via the exons ATGGTGGTGGGTAAGAGGGTAGCCAAGGAGACGCTGCTGCCCTCGGTACGTGAGGATGACGATGATGACGTGGGTCTTGGGCAAGAGCCATTAGGAGGGATTGGGAGCAGGCCGACCAGCAGACCACGAAAAATCTACAGCAGAGGCAGTGTGGACAGCCAG ACAGTGGTCAGAGCGAGGGGCCGGAGTCCGAGCACAGGGGAGAGGGCTGAAGATGAGGAAGACAGTGGTGGagataaagatgaggaggatgaggaggagagtGGAGCGTTTGACGAACAGCACAGAGACGGAGTGTGTTTGAGCACGGATGAAGATTATGACACAGAGCTGGAGCTTGAAG ATGAGAAAGATCCGTACGATCCCACTGGCCAGGCTTGCTACAGAGAGGCGTGTAAGAGGCTCGGTGTGATTCCTGTCTCATACTTCCTCAGAAACATGCACCAGAGTGAACTCAGCATGGTGCACCATGGCCTTGGACCTCAG GGTACCATGGCTCTGGCGGTTCCCTTGGTAACCAACACCTCCATCCTGAAGCTGAATCTACGAGATAATTGGATGGAAGGAGTAGGCGGGGCAGCTGTGGCTGACATGCTGAAGGAGAACTGTTACATCACAG AGATAGACCTGTCAGAGAACCACCTGGGTGAGTATGGTGTGAAGGCTCTGGCCAGCATGATGCTGGAGAACACCACCCTGGTGTTGCTCAATCTCTCAGGGAACTGTCTGGACGAGCGAGCGGCCAGACACCTGGCTGAAGCCCTGAGCAGGAACCAGAACCTGCAGCATCTGGACATGAGTCACAACCAGCTAGGAGAGGCAGCAG gGGAAACTCTGGGTGCAGCTCTCGCTGAGAACACAGGACTGAAGTCATTCAATCTGGCCTGGAACTGCATTCGAGGAAAAGGAGCCACTGCTTTTGCCAGAGGCCTTGGG GCCAACATATTCTTGAGAGCGGTGGACTTATCTTACAACGGACTCGGCAAAGAGGGAGCAGTGGCTCTGGGTGAGGGGCTGAAAGAGAACAACACTCTGGAGGAGCTCAATATTAG TATCAATCGCATCCCCCCTGAAGGAGCAATCCATTTAGCCGTGGGCCTCAAAGTGAACAAAACCATCCGGATCCTCAAA ATGTCTCGGAATCCCATGCAGTCAGCTGGATGTTTTGCCGTCCTTAAAGCCATAGAAGCAAACTCTGCATCAGCAATGGAGCACCTGGACTTCTCT GACATCAGTGTGGACCAGGACTTTGAAGACTTGTCCAGCTCCATCAAAGAAACACTACCAAATCTCCAGGTGAAACATGGTGGGAAGACACGGCCTCTCCAAAAACCAAAGAGCTGA